Proteins from a genomic interval of Papaver somniferum cultivar HN1 chromosome 4, ASM357369v1, whole genome shotgun sequence:
- the LOC113275377 gene encoding extended synaptotagmin-1-like, which yields MGGKRNREFLAKEATEFLNHVMVERSLFPFMIPMVFVAWIIERWFFPFSNWVLLAVSVWATIQYCRYQRKVLIDDLNKRWKQVLLYTSPITPLEQCEWLNKLFMEIWSNSINPKLANKFSSIVEKRLKHRKPRFIEKIELQEFSLGSTPPSFGLHGTRWSTSSDQQILHMGLEWDSNSVNIMLLAKLSKPLSGTARIVINSIHLKGDLRIMPILDGQALLYSFEPTPEVRIGVVFGKGTQTLPATELPGVNSWLVKLFTDTLVKTMVEPRRRCYSLPPVILNKKAVGGIFSVTVVSATTQLTDKLKGCNSGSLESSVRNGTSEGYSGNGVGQTFVEVELEELTRRTNASPGPDPKWDSTFNMVLHDDAGIIKFNLYEWIPNNLKHNYITSCEVKVRYVADDSTTFWAIGPRSSVLAKRVAFDGQEVDMVIPFEGPNLGELTVRLVLKEWQFADGSVSSNNTSVIGSQRSMNRPSDDHPRTGRKIKLTVVEGRDLVVKDKAGKSNAYVKLQYGKGLYRTKTANVLKPVWSDKFELDEIGGGEYLKIKCYSEDTFTDDNIGSARVNLEGLVEGSVRDIWVPLEKVSAGELRLQVEAVKVDNYEQSGSSHGGSGNGWIELVIIEARDLIAADLRGTSDPYVRVHYGNLKKRTKVTYKTLTPQWNQTLEFPDDGSQLELHVKDYNALLPTSSIGDCVVEYQWLPPNETADKWIPLQGVKKGEIHIKVTRKIPELQKRPSTDSNSLHLTKANQISDQMRQVLRRLRRLVDDADVEALSLAVSEMERIQEVEEDYMVQLESEQSLLINKIGELGQEMYKCSPSPRRKNSCSKNSN from the exons ATGGGTGGAAAAAGAAATAGGGAATTTTTAGCTAAAGAAGCAACAGAGTTTCTGAATCATGTAATGGTGGAAAGGTCTTTGTTTCCTTTCATgattcctatggtttttgttgCTTGGATTATTGAACGTTGGTTCTTCCCTTTCTCAAATTGGGTTTTGCTTGCTGTCTCTGTTTGGGCAACAATTCAG TATTGTAGGTATCAACGGAAGGTTCTTATAGACGACTTAAACAAAAGATGGAAGCAAGTTCTCTTATATACATCG CCCATTACACCATTAGAGCAGTGTGAGTGGCTGAACAAGTTGTTCATGGAAATTTGGTCTAATTCTATTAACCCAAAGCTTGCAAATAAGTTTTCGTCAATTGTTGAG AAACGCTTAAAACATCGAAAACCGAGATTCATT GAAAAAATTGAATTGCAGGAGTTCTCACTAGGATCAACCCCACCCAGTTTTGGGTTGCATGGGACACGTTGGTCAACTTCGAGTGATCAG CAAATCTTGCATATGGGCCTTGAGTGGGACTCAAACAGTGTAAATATAATGTTGCTGGCAAAATTGTCAAAGCCATTATCTGGGACTGCTCGAATTGTTATTAACAGCATTCACCTCAAAGGAGAT CTTCGCATCATGCCCATTCTTGATGGGCAAGCTCTtttgtattcatttgaaccaacTCCTGAGGTGAGGATCGGCGTTGTCTTTGGAAAAGGAACCCAAACACTTCCGGCGACTGAACTGCCAGGTGTTAATTCTTGGTTG GTCAAGCTTTTCACTGATACCTTGGTAAAGACTATGGTCGAACCTCGTCGCCGATGCTACTCTTTGCCTCCAGTTATTCTCAATAAAAAGGCTGTTGGAGGCATATTTTCTGTGACTGTTGTTTCAGCAACTACACAACTCACAGATAAATTGAAAGGATGCAATTCTGGAAGCCTGGAGAGCTCTGTAAGAAATGGTACTTCCGAAGGATATTCAGGCAACGGAGTTGGACAAAcatttgttgaagttgaactcGAGGAGTTAACGAGAAGAACGAATGCCAGCCCAGGTCCAGACCCTAAATGGGATTCGACCTTTAATATGGTCCTGCATGATGATGCTGGAATTATAAAATTTAATCTCTATGAATGGATTCCAAACAATTTGAAGCATAACTATATAACTAGTTGTGAAGTTAAG GTGAGGTATGTTGCGGATGACTCCACTACGTTCTGGGCAATAGGACCTAGATCCAGTGTACTAGCCAAACGGGTTGCATTTGATGGTCAAGAAGTTGATATGGTTATCCCATTTGAGGGACCTAATTTAGGAGAG CTGACAGTGAGGCTGGTGCTGAAAGAGTGGCAGTTTGCAGATGGTTCGGTTAGCTCAAACAACACTTCTGTTATTGGCTCTCAACGGTCTATGAATCGCCCATCAGATGATCATCCAAGAACAGGAAGGAAAATCAAGTTAACTGTTGTGGAAGGGAGAGATTTGGTGGTAAAGGATAAAGCTGGAAAGTCCAACGCATATGTAAAACTACAGTATGGGAAG GGTCTTTACCGAACAAAGACTGCAAATGTATTGAAACCTGTCTGGAGTGATAAGTTTGAACTCGATGAGATTGGAGGTGGTGAATATCTCAAGATAAAATGTTACTCCGAGGACACTTTTACTGATGACAACATTGGAAGTGCACGAGTGAATTTGGAAGGATTGGTTGAAGGCTCTGTGAGAGACATTTGGGTACCTCTTGAAAAAGTCAGTGCAGGAGAACTGAGGCTTCAAGTAGAAGCAGTGAAAGTTGATAACTACGAACAATCTGGG AGTTCTCACGGAGGATCTGGGAATGGTTGGATTGAATTAGTTATCATTGAGGCGAGGGATCTTATTGCTGCTGATTTAAGGGGAACAAGTGATCCATATGTGCGTGTCCATTACGGAAACTTAAAGAAACGAACAAAG GTTACATATAAGACTCTCACGCCTCAATGGAACCAAACATTAGAATTTCCCGATGATGGTAGTCAGTTAGAGTTACATGTGAAGGATTATAATGCCCTGCTACCAACGTCCAGCATTGGAGATTGTGTTGTAGAATATCAGTGGTTACCACCAAACGAGACGGCTGACAAGTGGATACCTCTCCAAGGAGTGAAAAAAGGAGAGATCCACATAAAAGTAACACGCAAAATTCCAGAGCTACAAAAGAGACCCAGTACAGATTCCAATAGTTTGCATCTGACTAAAGCCAATCAAATTTCTGATCAG